The following coding sequences are from one Cryptococcus deuterogattii R265 chromosome 1, complete sequence window:
- a CDS encoding peroxisome targeting signal receptor, which yields MQSFLNGTECGPSNPLKQVAQREGVDNSLFKDRLAPQSSTQLNAFRPSPSFGPQSQAPIARHVNPTPHPFNLSHLSAALAESSRSDSASPVPTASQVPLGPNFEARWNDAMVNGLKPPPSVTQAAFRTPVQWASPPSQQSNWVEGYEKWQSSQEKGKQRDIEPGPQMAYNPSYYGGIPGASMGLSQGMGLGYQPSFSPIYSQNLQQPPASLPPEVLLDPKQMEALFARAEEEWKATDAASSQTSEQEDAKGKGKEKEMSADEETAEETTTDNVEEIKEAKGDFEKVWESLKPEAERLNKLAEWERDFSQFTNDEDDLFDVLNESLNGPGVGQANLDQQTDFLQDERFAMGQGLAPRDDGVPQMAGYEFSSSSQHLSSLSASYLWTEANHLLASGGSLSEAAIMIEQFITRSTPQERTQINVSLTEAWATLGRVHAMDEKEEKALEAFQEGSKTLEQEGVTGKEGVAGEMLTNLAISYVNESLDLAALSTLHRFLSLTHPAYAGPAPTTSSPLLTSPTASPWVLHQQMADSFLALAREQYQKGEKVDPDVQVGLGTLFYMMGEYDQARDCWVAALNERPEDYLLWNRLGATLANGGSSEEAVDAYRRALELKPGFTRAISNLGVACLNIGAHREAAEHFLAALSLHPSQTDGDSQQISNDSASLWGTLRKSLIAMELPDLAAKARPGTDLEVFRRAGFEF from the exons ATGCAATCTTTCCTTAACGGCACTGAATGCGGCCCGTCCAACCCTCTCAAACAGGTCGCTCAGAGGGAAGGAGTGGATAATTCCCTTTTCAAG GATCGCCTTGCACCCCAATCATCTACACAACTGAATGCATTTCggccttctccatcctttgGTCCACAAAGTCAAGCACCAATAGCGCGGCATGTCAATCCCACCCCGCACCCATTCAATCTCTCTCATTTGTCAGCTGCTTTGGCAGAATCCAGTCGGAGCGACAGCGCTTCTCCAGTACCTACAGCTTCTCAAGTGCCATTGGGACCGAACTTTGAGGCTAGGTGGAATGATGCAATGGTCAATGGACTTAAACCCCCTCCTTCTGTAACTCAGGCTGCCTTTCGGACTCCTGTTCAATGGGCCTCGCCGCCATCCCAACAGAGTAATTGGGTCGAAGGATATGAAAAATGGCAGTCTTCAcaagagaaggggaaacAGAGGGATATTGAGCCTGGTCCTCAAATGGCCTATAACCCTTCGTACTATGGCGGTATACCAGGCGCTTCAATGGGCTTGAGCCAAGGCATGGGCCTGGGCTACCAGCCGTCTTTCTCCCCTATTTACAGCCAAAATCTTCAGCAACCAcctgcttctcttcctcccgaGGTCCTTCTAGATCCAAAGCAGATGGAGGCCCTTTTTGCTCgagctgaggaagaatggaaggctACCGATGCCGCTTCGTCTCAGACATCGGAACAGGAGGAtgcaaaagggaaagggaaggaaaaggagatgtcAGCAGACGAAGAAACGGCCGAGGAAACTACTACAGATAATGTAGAAGAAATAAAGGAGGCTAAGGGTGATTTTGAAAAGGTTTGGGAAAGTTTGAAGCCTGAAGCAGAACGACTAAATAAATTGGCAGAATGGGAAAGGGACTTCTCTCAG TTCACgaatgatgaggacgatcTTTTCGACGTCTTGAATGAGAGCCTAAACGGACCTGGTGTCGGTCAAGCGAACCTTGATCAACAAACTGATTTCCTTCAGGACGAACGGTTCGCGATGGGACAAGGTTTAGCACCAAGAGACGATGGTGTACCTCAGATGGCAGGTTATGAATTCA GTTCCTCTTCACAACATTTGTCGTCCCTTTCTGCTTCCTACCTTTGGACTGAGGCCAATCACCTTTTGGCCTCTGGAGGTTCTCTGTCGGAAGCCGCTATTATGATTGAGCAATTCATTACGCGTTCGACGCCTCAGGAAAGGACCCAAATTAACGTATCTTTGACTGAAGCTTGGGCAACATTGGGGAGGGTCCACGCaatggatgaaaaagaagagaaagctCTTGAAGCGTTTCAAGAGGGCAGCAAGACTTTAGAACAGGAAGGCGTTACAGGAAAGGAGGGTGTTGCTGGCGAGATGCTCACA AATCTCGCGATATCATATGTTAATGAATCCCTTGATCTGGCTGCCTTGTCAACTCTGCACAGATTCTTGAGTCTCACGCATCCAGCTTATGCCGGTCCTGCTCCTacaacctcttccccccTTCTCACCTCTCCCACTGCATCACCTTGGGTTCTCCACCAGCAAATGGCGGATTCTTTCCTCGCGCTAGCAAGAGAACAGTATCAAAAGGGTGAGAAAGTTGACCCAGATGTTCAAGTGGGGCTGGGGACCTTGTTTTACATGATGGGAGAATATGACCAAGCTAGAGATTGTTGGGTGGCAGCCTTAAATGAACGTCCCGAA GATTACCTCCTTTGGAATCGCCTCGGTGCGACACTGGCCAACGGCGGATCGTCTGAGGAAGCGGTCGATGCTTATCGTCGTGCACTTGAATTGAAGCCTGGATTTACAAGGGCGATTTCTAATCTCGGAGTCGCCTGTCTCAATATTGGAGCACATCGTGAAGCTGCTGAACACT TCCTCGCTGCTTTGTCTCTTCATCCGTCTCAGACTGACGGAGACAGCCAGCAGATCTCTAATGATTCTGCTTCCCTTTGGGGTACATTGCGCAAGTCCCTTATCGCTATGGAGCTGCCTGATTTGGCCGCTAAAGCCAGGCCTGGTACCGATCTGGAGGTCTTCAGAAGGGCGGGTTTTGAGTTCTGA